In the Nitrospirota bacterium genome, one interval contains:
- a CDS encoding fused MFS/spermidine synthase has translation MSVVIRSPHAPRWFLLMTALATGAVVMALEIVGSRLLAPVFGNSLFVWGALIGVILAAMSGGYAFGGWISDRYPDARALAGLLLCSGAWTFLIAWLGQPVLFKVAAAVEDPRWGPCIAAALLLGPPAFGLSGVLPAMLRLAVLDFEYLGRHTGRMIALSTMGSLAGTWGTAFFFLSWIGSQALIAWLGAIQALLGLWWLIRGMTARPLVIGTLALGVAGLGTGAWFPIQVLPVPVYQEDSPYQQVRIRDDDLFRYLILDRTYHAVMWKADPIALFLPYSQLMVASLALVPEPKRGLILGHGGGSLAKWLASRWPELELDVVEIDPAVVRMAEEYFSYHPPPQHHVHVRDARVFLNSTKRTYELIWVDAFARQMIPFHLTTVEFFAELRAHLAPNGVLALNLASSGEGGDLLRADAVMQTMRQSFPNIESFAVKGPWQSSQARSANLVFFAGGPIGQEMPSTIVADVNRLVEKQLLPFEAVTLLGTHRMEPWKTGVVLTDDYAPFDLLIGSTAQESQPEAAGVK, from the coding sequence ATGAGTGTTGTCATCCGTTCGCCCCATGCCCCCCGATGGTTTCTTCTGATGACGGCGCTGGCCACCGGCGCGGTGGTCATGGCGTTGGAAATTGTGGGAAGCCGTCTTCTCGCTCCCGTCTTCGGAAACTCACTCTTTGTCTGGGGCGCGTTGATCGGAGTGATTCTTGCCGCCATGAGCGGCGGGTATGCTTTCGGCGGGTGGATTTCCGACCGGTACCCCGATGCACGAGCGTTAGCCGGTCTGTTGTTGTGCTCCGGGGCCTGGACCTTTCTGATTGCCTGGCTTGGCCAGCCGGTACTCTTTAAGGTGGCGGCTGCGGTTGAGGATCCTCGGTGGGGGCCCTGTATTGCCGCGGCGTTGCTCCTGGGACCACCGGCTTTTGGTCTGAGCGGCGTGCTGCCGGCTATGTTGCGACTCGCGGTGTTGGATTTTGAGTATCTCGGTCGGCACACCGGTCGGATGATCGCGCTCTCGACCATGGGGAGTTTGGCAGGAACATGGGGGACGGCGTTTTTCTTTCTGTCCTGGATCGGGAGCCAGGCGCTGATCGCCTGGCTCGGCGCCATTCAGGCCCTGCTTGGCCTCTGGTGGTTGATCAGGGGGATGACCGCACGGCCACTAGTGATCGGAACGCTGGCCCTCGGCGTCGCAGGGTTGGGGACTGGTGCCTGGTTCCCGATCCAAGTGTTGCCGGTGCCGGTGTATCAGGAGGACAGCCCATACCAGCAAGTACGGATTCGGGATGACGACCTGTTTCGCTATCTGATCTTGGACCGGACCTACCACGCAGTGATGTGGAAGGCAGATCCGATTGCCCTGTTTCTTCCCTATAGTCAATTGATGGTCGCGTCGTTGGCCTTGGTGCCCGAACCAAAACGAGGTTTGATCCTCGGGCACGGAGGCGGATCGCTGGCGAAATGGCTCGCGTCTCGATGGCCTGAACTTGAACTGGATGTGGTCGAGATCGATCCTGCGGTCGTCCGCATGGCCGAAGAATATTTTTCCTACCATCCCCCTCCCCAACACCATGTGCACGTTCGGGACGCCAGGGTATTTCTCAATTCCACGAAGCGGACGTATGAGCTCATTTGGGTCGATGCATTTGCCAGACAGATGATTCCGTTTCACCTGACCACGGTGGAGTTTTTCGCGGAATTACGCGCCCATCTTGCGCCGAACGGTGTTCTGGCACTTAATTTAGCCTCATCTGGCGAAGGTGGAGATCTGTTGCGGGCCGATGCGGTCATGCAGACGATGAGGCAGTCGTTTCCCAATATCGAATCCTTTGCAGTGAAGGGGCCATGGCAGTCCTCTCAGGCGAGATCGGCTAATCTGGTTTTTTTTGCCGGCGGGCCAATCGGCCAGGAGATGCCTTCAACCATCGTGGCCGATGTAAATCGGCTGGTTGAGAAACAGCTTCTTCCATTTGAAGCCGTTACCTTGCTGGGCACCCATCGTATGGAGCCTTGGAAGACAGGTGTCGTGTTGACCGACGACTATGCGCCGTTTGATCTCTTGATCGGGTCTACAGCTCAAGAAAGCCAGCCGGAGGCGGCTGGCGTAAAGTAA
- a CDS encoding 4Fe-4S dicluster domain-containing protein, with product MALLITDECISCGACLPECPNEAIFETRSDAEAKGNHVGDGQGVGDSIYVIAHDRCTECVGHFDEPQCAAVCPVDNCCISDPLYPETTEVLLERAKTLNPDKEIDAAKVWSGVRN from the coding sequence ATGGCGTTGCTGATTACCGATGAATGTATCTCCTGTGGAGCCTGCCTGCCAGAATGCCCGAACGAGGCGATTTTCGAGACTCGCAGCGATGCGGAAGCGAAGGGCAATCATGTGGGCGATGGTCAGGGAGTCGGCGATAGTATCTATGTGATTGCACACGACCGTTGCACTGAGTGCGTCGGACACTTCGACGAACCACAGTGCGCCGCCGTCTGTCCAGTCGATAATTGTTGTATTTCTGATCCGCTGTATCCAGAGACGACGGAAGTCCTACTGGAGAGAGCGAAGACACTCAATCCAGATAAGGAAATTGATGCGGCGAAAGTCTGGAGCGGAGTGCGCAACTAA
- a CDS encoding DUF192 domain-containing protein has product MATSPPSDGGQKKKRIITLGLMAVFLMSASFFLIDRKEETIIVVTFPSGRELEMEVADTPEKLLVGLAFRETLPANGGMLYIFESTGQNHVWTKEYRFPVDVMWVDESHHIVGLKENVAPCRESDCPRYSSSPEAVRYAIQAEAGFIKQEGIILGQELKYTLRM; this is encoded by the coding sequence ATGGCCACTTCACCGCCAAGCGATGGAGGGCAGAAAAAGAAGCGCATCATCACGCTTGGCCTCATGGCGGTTTTCTTGATGAGCGCGTCGTTTTTCCTCATCGATCGGAAAGAAGAGACGATCATTGTCGTGACCTTTCCAAGTGGCCGTGAACTTGAGATGGAAGTGGCGGATACACCGGAGAAACTGCTCGTCGGTCTTGCCTTTCGAGAGACGCTGCCAGCGAATGGTGGAATGCTTTATATCTTCGAGTCGACCGGTCAGAACCACGTCTGGACCAAGGAGTATCGCTTTCCGGTAGATGTGATGTGGGTTGATGAAAGCCATCATATCGTGGGGCTCAAAGAAAATGTCGCCCCCTGCCGGGAATCTGACTGCCCCAGATATAGTTCCTCTCCGGAAGCGGTCCGGTACGCGATTCAGGCAGAAGCGGGTTTTATCAAGCAGGAAGGGATTATCCTGGGCCAGGAGCTGAAATATACGCTTCGAATGTGA
- a CDS encoding Rieske 2Fe-2S domain-containing protein: protein MLEGFQSVALANELPPGQAKVVMVNNREMALFNIEGTYFAIHNRCPHEGGPLCEGRVKGFVVACPWHDLAFDVRNGRGTDGGGYCVGSYDVQVEGEEIFVGPRRKP, encoded by the coding sequence ATGCTAGAGGGGTTTCAATCCGTCGCGCTGGCCAACGAGTTACCGCCCGGTCAGGCCAAAGTCGTGATGGTGAACAATCGGGAGATGGCGCTGTTCAATATCGAGGGAACATATTTCGCAATCCATAATCGATGTCCCCATGAAGGTGGACCCTTGTGTGAAGGACGCGTGAAGGGTTTTGTCGTAGCCTGTCCGTGGCACGATTTGGCATTCGACGTTCGAAATGGGCGAGGGACGGACGGCGGTGGATATTGTGTGGGGAGTTATGACGTGCAGGTGGAAGGAGAGGAGATTTTTGTCGGACCTCGGCGGAAACCATGA
- a CDS encoding protease inhibitor I42 family protein — MSTISGHDHGGATNKDGAKVIETTLEQPVQINLWEDRTRGELWVPTYDPTGLELLADDYLRIAGNNAVDNGQRTFEFKAVKLGTHRVLFEKRMGWKFTAEDRRVFDVTVADPSFRKSG; from the coding sequence ATGAGCACAATCTCTGGGCACGACCATGGTGGGGCCACCAACAAGGATGGAGCCAAGGTCATTGAGACAACTCTTGAGCAGCCGGTCCAGATTAATCTTTGGGAGGACAGAACCAGAGGAGAACTCTGGGTCCCGACCTATGATCCTACGGGGCTCGAGTTGCTAGCCGATGACTACCTTCGCATCGCGGGGAATAATGCGGTCGATAACGGCCAGCGGACATTCGAGTTTAAAGCGGTCAAGCTGGGGACTCACCGCGTGTTGTTTGAAAAACGCATGGGGTGGAAATTTACCGCTGAAGATCGGCGCGTGTTTGACGTGACGGTCGCTGACCCCTCCTTCCGGAAGAGTGGGTGA
- the dat gene encoding D-amino-acid transaminase, which produces MPDVAFINGAFMPLAEAKVSIEDRGFQFGDGVYEVARTYGGRPFALETHLARLDRSAKALDLTQPYSSVEWTGHVLEGIRLAAYPEAKIYIQVTRGVAPRDHAYSAEATPTVVMTVREFHALDRSIQAAGVEAMTVEDIRWGRCDIKSVNLLANVLARQQVKQARVFEAILVRAGLVTEGAVSNVMMVQRGAVVTAPEGPRILSGVTRAMVLNLALREGLPVQERFVAQADLYDAEEVFLTGTTVEVLAVVRIDGKVIGNGRPGPITQRLAARFTKRVD; this is translated from the coding sequence ATGCCGGATGTGGCCTTTATCAATGGAGCGTTCATGCCGCTGGCCGAGGCGAAAGTTTCGATCGAAGATCGAGGCTTTCAATTTGGTGATGGCGTCTATGAAGTCGCGCGTACGTATGGCGGGCGGCCCTTCGCGCTTGAAACCCATCTGGCTCGACTCGATCGCAGCGCGAAGGCGCTTGATTTGACGCAACCCTATTCCAGCGTCGAGTGGACAGGCCATGTGTTGGAAGGCATTAGACTGGCTGCCTATCCTGAAGCAAAAATCTACATTCAGGTTACCAGGGGTGTCGCTCCCCGTGATCATGCCTATTCAGCCGAAGCGACGCCCACGGTCGTCATGACGGTACGTGAGTTTCATGCGCTCGATCGGTCGATACAGGCAGCCGGTGTGGAAGCGATGACGGTGGAAGACATCCGATGGGGGCGCTGTGACATCAAGAGTGTCAATCTCTTGGCCAACGTCCTTGCGCGGCAACAGGTGAAGCAGGCTCGAGTCTTCGAAGCTATTCTGGTTCGAGCGGGCCTGGTCACCGAAGGGGCAGTCAGCAACGTGATGATGGTTCAAAGGGGAGCAGTGGTGACGGCTCCCGAAGGCCCGCGCATTCTGTCCGGGGTCACGAGAGCCATGGTGTTGAACCTCGCTCTACGCGAAGGCCTACCGGTTCAGGAACGTTTTGTTGCTCAGGCAGACCTCTATGATGCTGAAGAAGTGTTTCTTACAGGGACCACGGTCGAGGTCTTGGCCGTCGTCCGTATAGACGGGAAAGTCATTGGAAATGGACGGCCTGGTCCGATCACCCAACGGCTTGCTGCTCGCTTCACGAAGCGGGTCGACTAG
- a CDS encoding ribosome maturation factor RimP: MPTFLFDLLNELSKNTGPEVSRKESRPVVDRISEVVSPILWALGLELIDIVCVGQGARSIVRVYIDKSGGVTVEDCGRAHLAIGPALDVADPFPHAYTLEVSSPGLDRAFKGIQDYRRALGKQVNVKLRQPINGQWRVVGELMEVNEQGVTVVVHDRRSERKVMLEFGSITDARRAVTF; encoded by the coding sequence ATGCCCACTTTTTTGTTTGATCTCTTGAATGAGCTATCCAAAAATACGGGGCCGGAGGTGTCGCGGAAGGAGTCCCGACCAGTTGTCGATCGTATCAGTGAGGTGGTGTCGCCCATCCTCTGGGCACTGGGTTTAGAATTGATCGACATTGTGTGTGTGGGGCAAGGCGCGCGGTCAATCGTTCGCGTGTATATCGATAAATCGGGCGGCGTTACGGTAGAGGATTGCGGGCGTGCACACCTTGCGATCGGTCCGGCCCTGGATGTGGCTGATCCGTTCCCCCATGCCTATACATTGGAAGTCTCCTCGCCTGGTCTGGATCGAGCCTTCAAAGGGATTCAGGATTATCGTCGGGCATTGGGGAAGCAAGTGAACGTGAAGCTCAGGCAGCCGATCAACGGGCAGTGGCGTGTGGTCGGAGAGCTGATGGAAGTGAATGAACAGGGCGTGACAGTCGTGGTGCACGATCGGCGTTCGGAGCGGAAGGTTATGCTTGAGTTCGGCTCAATTACTGACGCTCGGCGTGCCGTGACGTTTTAG
- the nusA gene encoding transcription termination/antitermination protein NusA — protein sequence MNRELISVIDELGRQKGIEKSRVIGAIEAALQVAAKKRFGQAENIQVEIDPKTGEISVVSKKTIVDAVINPKTEVSLQEARQFDNEAEVGDEIGSLIEMSDLGRIAAQTAKQVIFQKVREAEWEAVQKEYSTRQGDLVNGIILGVERRNYLVDLGKTEAVLPIQEQIPRETYRGGDRVKAMLLEVRRTPKDVQVILTRSHPQFVAKLFELEVPEVLEKIVEIKSIVREPGDRTKIAVTSREKAVDPVGACVGIKGSRVQAVVRELRGEKIDIITWTSDPRVFIAEALNPASIEKVGVDEEKKSALVVVADSQLSLAIGKNGQNVRLAARLTGWKIDIISATEYEKEKAERDKEIKAALAEETEALHQQEEARELELKARAESDAGQGEPDKEE from the coding sequence ATGAATCGAGAATTGATTTCAGTCATCGATGAACTTGGTCGGCAAAAGGGTATTGAAAAGAGCCGAGTCATCGGGGCGATCGAAGCCGCCCTTCAAGTAGCTGCCAAGAAGCGGTTTGGACAGGCAGAGAATATTCAAGTTGAGATCGACCCGAAGACAGGTGAGATCTCCGTCGTATCGAAGAAGACCATTGTCGATGCGGTCATCAATCCGAAAACGGAAGTGTCCCTTCAAGAAGCTCGCCAGTTCGACAACGAAGCAGAAGTCGGTGATGAGATTGGATCGCTTATCGAGATGAGCGATTTGGGACGCATCGCCGCGCAAACCGCTAAACAAGTCATCTTCCAAAAGGTCCGTGAGGCGGAGTGGGAGGCAGTCCAAAAAGAATACTCCACGCGGCAAGGAGATCTGGTCAATGGCATCATTCTCGGGGTGGAGCGCCGGAACTACTTGGTGGATTTAGGTAAGACCGAGGCGGTGTTGCCGATTCAGGAGCAGATTCCGCGAGAAACCTATCGCGGTGGTGATCGGGTAAAGGCCATGCTCTTAGAAGTGCGACGGACTCCCAAGGATGTCCAGGTGATCTTGACTCGGAGTCATCCGCAGTTTGTGGCGAAACTCTTCGAGTTGGAAGTGCCGGAAGTGCTCGAGAAAATCGTTGAGATCAAATCCATTGTTCGGGAGCCTGGTGATCGGACCAAGATCGCCGTGACGTCCCGCGAGAAGGCTGTTGATCCGGTCGGGGCCTGCGTCGGGATCAAAGGGTCACGGGTTCAAGCGGTTGTTCGCGAGCTGCGCGGGGAGAAAATCGACATCATCACCTGGACCTCAGATCCGCGGGTGTTCATCGCCGAGGCCTTGAATCCTGCGAGCATCGAGAAGGTCGGCGTCGATGAGGAAAAAAAATCGGCGTTGGTTGTGGTGGCAGATTCACAGCTGTCATTGGCCATCGGAAAGAATGGTCAAAATGTGCGGTTGGCAGCGCGTCTGACCGGCTGGAAGATTGATATCATCAGCGCGACGGAATACGAAAAAGAAAAGGCCGAACGGGATAAAGAGATTAAAGCGGCGTTGGCGGAGGAGACCGAAGCGCTGCATCAGCAGGAAGAGGCCCGTGAACTGGAATTGAAAGCTCGGGCGGAATCGGATGCCGGACAGGGGGAGCCGGACAAAGAGGAGTAG
- the infB gene encoding translation initiation factor IF-2, whose product MRVYALAKQLGMENRDLIPELKRMGITVASHSSALDDDVVQKVLEKLGPKLKAHGKTTGETAEADAGRGERIKIGSAPEHATGTRAGSFPATSTAEEPAKSDKRRILIKRKRPDELPADEALSVPAVESAGASGSPGDTVVVSPPPVVHPHTGTPPVAPVDLTVTSDQPHVIGATTPPAPAPVVKPAVVPSIDIITGKRKTLSLDEMQAEGLKEKAKKVRKPGRTREEEELRLREDAARWQDLRAIPMQARRDDRSKHAHHSTPGEVTKPRRKSFKFVPGMTVKEFAELIGQRPADIMRKLMDMGQMLTFNQTMNVDAAGIIAEEHGVKIDVSIEKAGEELLDSIVQTDENVQLEPRPPVVTIMGHVDHGKTSLLDAIRQTKVAEGEAGGITQHIGAYTVGVRGKQVTFLDTPGHEAFTAMRGRGAKITDIVILVVAADDGVMPQTIEAIHHAKAASVPIIVAINKIDKPGANADRVKNALSEHGLISESWGGDTIMVEVSAKEKIGLDTLLEMILLQSEVLELKADPHRMAKGVVVEAKLERGRGPVATVLVQGGTLRVGDVFVVGTVSGKVRALIAHTGAKVQEAGPSIPVEVAGLPGVPSAGDVFQVVKDERIAREIAEDRARKQRTADLSVSAKVTLDDLFSKITEGSVKELALVIKSDVQGSAEALTAGVEKLTTDAVKLRVIHSGVGGITESDVLLAAASNAIIVGFNVRPEPKASALAEQQGVDIRLYTIIYDAMAEIKAAMEGLLEPTLKERTLGRAEVRQVFTVSKAGIIAGSYVVDGTITRAAVGVRVIRDNVVVYEGKLGSLRRFKDDVREVQQGYECGISVENFNDVKAGDIIEAYAIDKIAAKL is encoded by the coding sequence ATGCGCGTGTATGCGTTGGCTAAACAGCTAGGGATGGAAAACCGCGACCTTATTCCGGAATTGAAACGGATGGGGATCACGGTCGCGTCGCATAGCAGCGCGTTGGATGATGATGTGGTTCAGAAGGTATTGGAGAAGCTTGGACCAAAACTCAAGGCTCACGGGAAAACGACGGGTGAGACGGCAGAGGCCGATGCGGGGCGGGGTGAGCGGATCAAGATCGGTAGTGCGCCTGAGCACGCGACGGGAACCAGGGCCGGTTCGTTCCCGGCAACTTCGACTGCGGAGGAGCCTGCCAAATCCGACAAGCGCCGCATTCTGATCAAGCGCAAACGACCCGATGAACTTCCAGCGGATGAGGCGCTGTCGGTACCGGCAGTTGAATCAGCAGGCGCAAGCGGATCGCCCGGCGATACTGTGGTGGTGAGCCCGCCGCCTGTCGTGCACCCGCACACGGGAACTCCACCCGTTGCGCCGGTTGACCTGACGGTCACATCAGACCAGCCGCACGTGATCGGAGCGACAACCCCTCCTGCTCCTGCGCCCGTTGTCAAGCCCGCTGTCGTGCCCAGCATCGATATCATCACAGGAAAAAGAAAAACCCTCTCTCTTGATGAGATGCAGGCTGAAGGTCTGAAAGAGAAGGCGAAGAAAGTTCGTAAGCCGGGCCGTACGCGAGAGGAAGAGGAGCTTCGGCTTCGGGAGGATGCAGCTCGCTGGCAGGACCTTCGTGCTATTCCGATGCAGGCGCGTCGCGATGACCGTAGTAAGCACGCGCATCACAGCACCCCCGGGGAGGTCACCAAGCCACGAAGGAAGAGCTTCAAGTTTGTGCCAGGCATGACGGTGAAGGAATTTGCCGAACTGATCGGGCAGCGCCCGGCCGACATCATGCGCAAACTGATGGATATGGGCCAGATGCTCACGTTCAATCAAACCATGAACGTCGACGCAGCCGGGATTATTGCGGAGGAGCATGGAGTCAAGATCGACGTCTCGATAGAGAAGGCCGGAGAAGAGTTGCTGGATTCCATCGTGCAAACGGATGAGAATGTCCAGCTTGAGCCGCGGCCGCCGGTCGTGACGATCATGGGCCATGTCGATCATGGCAAGACCTCGCTGCTTGATGCCATCAGGCAAACGAAGGTGGCGGAAGGAGAGGCGGGGGGGATCACACAGCATATCGGTGCATACACGGTCGGGGTGCGCGGGAAGCAGGTGACGTTCCTGGACACACCAGGCCACGAAGCCTTCACTGCCATGCGAGGTCGTGGCGCCAAGATTACGGATATCGTCATCCTGGTCGTGGCAGCGGATGATGGAGTGATGCCGCAAACGATCGAAGCGATCCATCATGCCAAGGCCGCGTCCGTTCCGATTATCGTGGCCATCAACAAGATCGATAAGCCCGGCGCCAATGCCGACCGTGTCAAAAACGCCTTGTCCGAGCATGGACTCATTTCAGAGTCCTGGGGCGGTGACACGATCATGGTTGAGGTCTCGGCCAAAGAGAAGATCGGCCTGGATACCTTGCTGGAGATGATTCTTCTGCAGTCCGAAGTGCTGGAGCTGAAGGCAGATCCACATCGCATGGCTAAGGGCGTGGTGGTGGAAGCCAAGCTTGAGCGAGGGCGTGGTCCTGTGGCGACGGTGCTGGTACAGGGCGGAACACTGCGCGTAGGCGACGTGTTTGTCGTTGGGACTGTGAGCGGGAAGGTTCGCGCCTTGATTGCACATACGGGGGCAAAAGTCCAAGAGGCCGGTCCTTCTATTCCTGTTGAAGTGGCTGGGCTCCCAGGTGTGCCGTCCGCCGGTGATGTATTTCAAGTCGTCAAAGACGAGCGGATTGCGCGAGAAATTGCGGAGGACCGAGCTCGTAAACAGCGAACGGCTGATCTGTCTGTGTCAGCGAAGGTCACGCTGGACGACCTGTTCTCCAAGATTACGGAAGGATCCGTGAAGGAGCTGGCACTGGTGATTAAGTCTGATGTCCAGGGGTCGGCGGAAGCGCTGACCGCAGGTGTTGAAAAACTTACGACCGATGCTGTCAAGCTGCGCGTCATCCACAGCGGTGTCGGCGGGATCACAGAGTCCGATGTGCTGCTGGCTGCTGCGTCCAACGCCATCATTGTCGGGTTCAATGTCAGGCCTGAGCCGAAGGCCTCCGCGCTGGCCGAACAGCAAGGTGTCGACATCCGTCTGTACACCATTATTTACGACGCCATGGCAGAAATTAAGGCCGCGATGGAGGGATTGCTGGAGCCGACGCTGAAGGAGCGGACGTTGGGGCGGGCCGAAGTGCGACAGGTCTTCACGGTGTCCAAAGCTGGCATTATTGCGGGGTCTTATGTGGTGGATGGCACGATCACCCGCGCGGCTGTCGGAGTCCGAGTGATTCGCGATAACGTAGTGGTCTATGAGGGGAAGCTCGGATCGTTGCGTCGCTTCAAGGACGACGTCCGTGAAGTGCAGCAGGGTTACGAGTGTGGAATCAGCGTCGAGAATTTCAACGACGTCAAGGCAGGGGACATCATCGAAGCCTATGCAATCGACAAGATTGCCGCAAAACTCTAA
- a CDS encoding DUF503 domain-containing protein → MIVGLCTVELFIPESQSLKDKRQVLLSLKDRLRDKFNLSVAEVDGQDLWQKAVLGLACVANEGRYVNQVCEQALNLIRSVPAVEIVQSRVELL, encoded by the coding sequence ATCATCGTCGGGCTCTGCACGGTCGAGTTGTTCATTCCCGAGAGTCAGTCATTGAAGGACAAGCGGCAAGTGCTCTTGAGTCTCAAAGATCGGTTGCGGGACAAGTTCAACCTCTCGGTTGCCGAAGTCGATGGACAGGACCTGTGGCAGAAAGCCGTCTTGGGCCTTGCCTGTGTGGCCAACGAAGGACGATACGTCAATCAAGTGTGTGAGCAGGCGCTGAATCTGATTCGAAGCGTGCCTGCAGTGGAGATCGTCCAGTCTCGAGTGGAATTGCTGTAA
- the rbfA gene encoding 30S ribosome-binding factor RbfA, giving the protein MEVADILMRRIKDPRVQSVTVTDVKLTSDLRIARVFVTAMGTEEEERKVFVGLAQASGFVRGELGRRLSLRYLPEIVFAKDISGPRGDHVLKLLDDLHAKANGEPSEENRNS; this is encoded by the coding sequence ATGGAAGTGGCGGATATCCTCATGCGGAGGATCAAGGACCCGCGTGTGCAGTCCGTGACCGTCACCGACGTGAAATTGACCAGCGATCTGCGAATTGCTCGTGTATTCGTGACGGCCATGGGTACGGAAGAAGAAGAACGGAAGGTCTTTGTTGGGTTGGCCCAAGCCAGCGGGTTTGTGCGCGGTGAGCTGGGGCGTCGCCTCTCGCTCAGGTATTTGCCGGAAATCGTATTTGCCAAGGATATCAGCGGACCGAGGGGGGATCACGTGTTGAAGTTATTGGATGATCTGCATGCCAAAGCCAATGGCGAGCCGTCTGAAGAGAATAGGAACTCGTAG
- the truB gene encoding tRNA pseudouridine(55) synthase TruB, with protein MGLVQGCAIADGVLTINKEAGWTSHDVVAKVRHLLGGVKVGHAGTLDPAATGVLPLLIGRGTRIAEYLLEWDKEYLAVLRLGETTDTQDATGTVLVSRDHDQLTPEAIQEVVDRFRGPIEQVPPMYSAVKVGGVPLYKSARAGHTIAREKRTVVIHTLEVLAIEGRDVTLRIVCSKGTYVRTLCADMGEALGIGGHMLTLQRRRVGPLTIDHALTVDEAVNRHALGRLGDDLLSLDQALDRLAIMVVDGQTADRVRHGAPVPAAKILRWDRVADRMYGSRRPVRIHDIDGCLVAIAICPETSDGSFKVEKVLTGQEI; from the coding sequence ATGGGGCTCGTACAGGGTTGTGCCATCGCCGACGGTGTTCTGACGATCAACAAGGAAGCCGGTTGGACATCCCACGATGTCGTGGCGAAGGTGCGGCATCTTCTCGGCGGAGTCAAGGTCGGTCATGCCGGCACCCTTGATCCTGCTGCAACGGGAGTCTTGCCTCTGCTGATCGGGCGGGGGACCCGCATCGCTGAATACCTTCTCGAATGGGATAAAGAGTATCTCGCGGTACTTCGCCTAGGTGAAACAACTGATACGCAGGATGCGACAGGAACGGTGCTGGTGAGCCGGGACCACGATCAGTTGACCCCGGAGGCGATCCAGGAGGTCGTCGATCGATTTCGCGGGCCGATTGAGCAGGTTCCGCCGATGTATTCGGCGGTCAAGGTCGGAGGTGTCCCTCTATATAAATCCGCTCGGGCGGGTCACACGATTGCGCGGGAGAAACGAACGGTCGTCATTCATACCCTTGAGGTGCTGGCCATTGAAGGGCGGGACGTGACCTTGCGCATTGTCTGCTCGAAGGGGACCTATGTGCGGACGCTCTGTGCCGACATGGGAGAGGCTCTGGGTATCGGAGGCCACATGTTGACGTTGCAGCGGCGACGAGTAGGGCCTTTGACGATCGATCATGCGCTGACGGTCGATGAGGCGGTCAACCGTCACGCGCTCGGTCGATTGGGAGACGATCTCCTGTCACTCGATCAGGCGTTGGACCGACTGGCCATTATGGTGGTAGATGGGCAGACCGCTGACCGCGTGCGGCACGGGGCTCCGGTGCCTGCGGCCAAGATCCTTCGCTGGGATAGGGTGGCCGATCGAATGTACGGGTCACGCAGGCCGGTCCGTATCCACGATATCGACGGATGTCTGGTCGCGATCGCAATATGTCCGGAGACTTCGGATGGTTCATTCAAAGTAGAAAAGGTGTTGACCGGTCAGGAGATCTGA
- the rpsO gene encoding 30S ribosomal protein S15, with translation MALLKEAKTELIKQYRQHETDSGSPEVQIAVLTNRITYITEHFKLHKKDHHSRRGLLLLVGRRRRLLDYLRGVSDARYRAVIERLGIRK, from the coding sequence ATGGCATTACTCAAGGAAGCGAAGACCGAGTTGATCAAGCAGTACCGGCAGCATGAGACGGATTCCGGCTCACCGGAAGTCCAGATTGCGGTGTTGACCAACCGGATCACGTATATCACGGAGCATTTCAAACTCCATAAGAAAGATCATCACTCACGACGTGGCCTGCTCCTCTTGGTTGGGCGTCGCCGGCGGTTGCTCGACTATCTTCGCGGCGTCAGCGATGCACGCTATCGTGCGGTGATCGAGCGATTGGGCATCAGAAAGTAG